Genomic DNA from Misgurnus anguillicaudatus unplaced genomic scaffold, ASM2758022v2 HiC_scaffold_26, whole genome shotgun sequence:
AGTCTGCAGTGCCAGCTCAGCTGGAAAAACAGATGAGGACGCCTCCCGCAACCTCAGGACGGTGCGTACTATGGACGACAAGGACCTTTGAGCGTCTCCTTATCATCCACCCTCTGATAAACAGGCAGAAGTATGCCGAAGCCATGCCCATGTGACCTCTCACCCCAGCATCTCAGCAGATATTCAACATACTACTATATCACTTTCCATCTTCTGTGTAACAAACACAGCATGCTTCAAAAATAATCAGGTTTAGTTTATGATTATGATAACAGGTAAGTAAACGCGCAACATGATGAGGTCATAAGACAACCGAATGTTTAGTTACTGTTTTTGAGTGAACAACAAGGAACTTGGGGTTTGACAAACGCAAGCCATGTTGTCTCATTTCCTACCAGATTTTCATGTGACATGTGCTGACATCAGCATGTCATTTAAACACAGACACTGGCTGACAAAAACAAACTCCAGACAAACTGATCAATCTAAAGAACAACTAAAGAAGAAAACAACCCTTATCAAAGACAGACGGCCGCTATCAAACACATAACGGCATGAGGATACAGTCCGCTGTTAGGCAACAGCACAGTATTTAAAGTAAAGCcaatcaaatgtttatttgaagTGTTAAGAAGCTACACTGATCTGAGAACAGGCTTAGGATTTTCTAACAACAAAAGCCAAATCTACATTAGCACAAACATCAGCTAGAGGAAATGAAAACTGAACTGACCATTTCCTCTTTTTACAAACAAGTGTTTGAACTTTTACtctgcaacacacacacacgcgcacacacacgcaaacacacgcgcaaacacacatacacaatttataatcatcatcatcatcatcatcattatcaaaataataatattaattattattattatatatttgacATTATCAGCTAATAAACTTGAACAGAAAGTTAAACTAGCGCTTTATGTGAACTAGTTGGTCCACCTCTAAGTCAAATGTAAATTTCCTGACTTTCCCTgactaaaaagctgaattttcaCGACTTATGTCCACGATGTTGTGAGCCCAGATAATGTAGTGTTCAActtaagtttataaaaatgtagctAGAATGCTTAAAATGATTAAGCCGTGCCAATAAACAGCTTTTTAAATTGTAGTCAGAGAAGGCTTGGACCCGGCAATGGCATTCCTTACGTCACAAGTTAACAAGCGcattacataaaaatgaaaaactttttttttaaagcaacaaacaaaaatccctGATATTTCATGACTaggtcaataaataaataaacaattccCTGACTTTAAATGTCAGGAAACGAccttttaaaattccatgatattccagaaattctatgacccgtgggaaccctgaatttACTTTCattacccagcaagcaatagccatcatttcacatctaggttaactatagacccgatTAGGGCTGGGTTTTGGCAAGAGCCTTACGAAACGATACGTGTCATGATACAATTTGTCACGGTACGATACAATACATTGCATGTTGCAATACATTGCAAtgccttttcttttttttattaaaaatgtaaaaaatagagCTGATTTAGAGCGTCCACAcaaaagctgcaggtgtttttaatttatttgcaAATTTTCACTCCcggtaacttctgagacatttgccatatatgacagacaactggacagtgacaactacagcagcggcggaggaggtcgtttgacgcacacagagggattatTAAATTGTGAATTAAAATATCAATAGTACAgattgaaatatcgatacactatcgtGGGAAAAAggtatcacgatagttagcagtatcaatatttttgcacagccctagacCCATTATAGTCTGGCTAtgacttctagccaaaataaacttcaaTTTGGTtacttttgtttttacataCTTTCGAAATGTATAATATTTCATCATGTTCATGGCAGATCTGTCAGTGATTACAAGGTTTTGGtttcattatttaattttttgggCTACTTTTAGACGTCTATGAAATTTTCTGCAGTCGTCTGGGCTGTGTTCCCTACTGAACattccagctaagaccagcataagctggtgagctggtctcccagtttggttttagctggtattgctggtgtagcaagctggtctagttgtgttttggtcactttttaagctggtctagctggacgaacagctgacccaccagcttgaccagctttgccaggctgggaggaccagcttaaaccagctactgccaccttaaaccagttaaaaccagctaccagcttatgctggatttttcagtagggacgTCTTTTACACAAAATTGATTGCTGGGTAGTTACTGGTATTAATGGTCATCATTATAAACCCACACTGGTCAAGCACTCGATTGATTGTGAAACTGCTTTAGCTGCACATTTAGGGAATTTCCTGTTCTATAAATACATGAAAGGAGATTTTTTGTAAAGCCCCAGTCAGTCAAAGATATTCCCGGAGCACAGGATAGTGAAAGTGTTTCTTTTGGAAAGTTACTTACCGTCAGATGAAACAGAATCCAGATGTGCATCCATGTTAAAGTCCAGGATACAGATCCAATAATccagaagaaaagaaaaacaggaaagataaaaatatattgagtGGATCCATTGAGTAAATTCAGTGTCAATAGATATACACCTCCATTAACATACAAGCATACAAactttctttatcatttatcacaaatGTCTAGTTAGCGATGACATCATAAACACTATATTTTACTTGTAAACATTAAACTTTACATTCAGGACCAACTGACGTAAAAAAGTCAACAGATGAAATAACTGGCGACCAGTTACTGTTATACACATCCCATAATTATAGACTAAATCAATATAAGATAAaatcatatttcatattttttaggACATGCatattatatttacatatttattattacatttacacCAAACCATCACTTTCCAAACACCACACAGAGCAAACAGTAAAGCTCATGTGAATATAATCGCACTGCATTAataagatattattttaatttgattaTGATTTTTATAGATACAACCTAATATGGAAAACTAGCTAAACTAACAAACAGTAAAGCTAAAACTAATCGCTAAAAACAATCAGTGTTTAAATCGCTAAAGGTTAGTAAACGAAGCGACACTTAAAACAAACGTCACATTCACAACGAAACTTCACCTGACACACAATCTCCTGacgatattttaataaatgtcacaCATTTACTCAGTTTTACCTTAAACTCTCATACAGAAAGAAGATTTAACAGTGTTTTACCTCAAACTCTCTCCCTCAGAAAGAAAGTTTTACCTGACGATCTTCTACTTTCATTAACACTCTGGGCGGAGCCTGACACTAAAGACCCCGCCCAGAGCCATATTTCTTTATTATTGGCCACTCCTATTTTGAACACGCCCACCTTCCATTATAACATCATCTCTTTAATGACATCGGTTTATAAAACTTGCTAAATAAACTGTAAATAGTAAGGAGATTGTGAATATTTGTACCTCTTGCTTTCCATTAACATtcactttttataaatgtagGTCTAAGTCCCCATTCCTATActttttatatattctgtatatcAATGTTTAAACCATAATAGTTTTTAGCAATTAGTTTTAGCTTTACTGTTTGTTAGTTTTCCATATCAGGTTAtatctataaaaaaataaataatcatcTTATTGATCATAGTGCGAGCACGAGACTTTCCTCTAGATGTCAGTATAAACTCAAGTACGTCACACAGAGACTCTATGAACATACAGGATACAAGATCAATACTGAAGATTTATTAttgaaatcattttattttgatgcagCAGCTATATTTACTGAATAATAACCTTTAACCTTTACTGAATAATAAACATACCCAGAATAAAAATTCACTTTTTCTCTAAACACAGACTATTTTAACAGCCATTAATGTGAATGAACACATCTCATGATAAATCTGTTATTGCTCtttgtgtatataaaatgtGCTCACTAAAATGAAGGAAATGTGAAACATTGCATAATTGTTAACTATATatgtaaataacattaaaacgCTTCACAAAGGATCCTAGAACAATGTTTTTTCAGACATAATgaataactaatatatttatctCACACATaatgtttctgttttaaaatatatttgttgttGACATAGagtataaatacaaacaatacataaaaacccTTAATGCCTATGAAAAAAACAGATTACAATTGATCTTCTTTTTGCTACAAAACACATTAAAGTCTGCATAAACGTTGCTTTATAATAAACTAAACTGCAGTGTCTACAGTGTCTCGTGTCTTTTTAACTAATTGTCTAACACAATACCAAATAATACCATTTCTTACCCAGAAATATTAATTCAGGTAATGTGCTCACATCATACACTTGTCTAACAACACAACTacgttttttatattttccacATCTTCTCTAGTCATACTTTAGTTTAATTGAACATTTCTCCTTTGTATATAAAGTTCCGCTTACAGTATGAATCAGAATCATACAAGAACCTTCCGATTTGAAGACCTGGAATATAGTGCACAAAATCCTTTAACGGGATAATATCAACCTGTATGGAGCTTGAGATCTACTTACTGTTTGTGAGTCTGAATGAGAGCAATGAAGGAAATATTTCAGCTCTTTTTTATGAGCTGcataactataataataataactaatcCTTTGCAgaattaaaaatgttgtttacatcatatatatgtgtgtgtgtataataactATGCATATATaagtacacacacatgcatgcatgtatatatttaagaaatatttacatgtgtatatacatttgtatattaatATGTAATTTTATTCTATACAAATatgaatacttaatatatacttttttcttaaaattatacatgctttgtgtgtgaatttatatatacatagttATTGTGcgcagtacacacacacatatgatttaaacaaaatattttattctgcaaacgattaatcgcgaatTGTTACAGTGCAGTCCTATTTACTGTATGACAGAACAAAGCCAACAACAAGACTTgactaaataataaatatagacaaGATTAAATCACATCAACAGAAATCTAAAAAGTAGGTTTTTATGTAGACTGTATCACAGCAGCATTAGATTTAATGGCTTTAACTGGTGGTTTTAGTTGTATAAAACAGTAGCATACTTTCTGTCTGAAGGAAGTATTTCTGAAGTGAATCTGATCCACTGACATCAATCTGATCTGCACTTATGCTCAGTGACACAATTATCTTACAACAGATCTTCAGAAGAAGAGAGGAAGAATACGATCAAGAAACATCTTGAATCTGGATCTGTTGTTTACACAAAACTGACCTGCAAGCAATTTTGCGTTTAAAAGACGTCTTATAGTCGACCAAACACAATACAGATGTCTATGTTCTTAAATAAGGCAAAATGAACTAACCAcagcacaaaaataaataaaataaacaaatgaaagcaaacagcttgtaatcactgttgactttgcctACATGATGGATTATCAGgcatctcacaagttatttaGGCAAAAACCATATGTAAccaaatttaagtttattttggctaaaagTTGGTCACTCATTGCCGGACTACATCGGGTCTGTAGTTATCTTAAACGTGACTGCTTGCTCGGTGTAGTCAGCAGCCTTATGGACTTTTATCATATtatgtttaaaggcggagtccatgatgtttgaaagccaatgttgatatttgaaatcacctaaaccaacacgcccctaccccaatagaatctggaccttctgttgatagacccgccccacacatacgcaacccggcattttatttgatttgattggctataagtgtgttttggtagacggcccgtctaattttccaaagcgtttttcaaacatcgtggactccgcctttaaggtgCTTCATTTATAAACACATTCACTTTTGCTTTACAGAAAACAGCCATTCTGCCTAAAATCTTCTTTTGTATTTCACATTATAAAGTTCTATAAGTTTAGAATGACAATGAAAACAGAGCGAACagtgacaacattttcatttctgtgtgaacaacacatctcatggcaatttcagggtttccacaccttagttaacttcaaattcaaaaacctttcaatgactttccaggtccaatacctaAAAATTCATGGTCAAattcaagtaagagcaaggtgacatcgtgttaccttttaagatacattgttaccgTTCCCTATTGAGGGAACtggcgctgcgtcactgcggtgacactttggggacgcctccaggggtaaatgcgtctgaatgtgtatcaaatttaaccaatggtgaggcttaacgacaaagacagggtgacgcgggagccaggaagtatatcgctatctgaaatattgccaaagacggcgttacagggacgcaggaagtatgacaagagagacgcagcgtctcattcccttctcagggaacaacagttacatacttaatccgagacgttttcatgtgtcacaACTATGCATAAAAGCATTTTggaatgaatcaacattcgcatacagaagatataagcatttaaagtgaaccgTTTaaaacgtgtgcttaaaaagtctagaatttttataatattatcctacactacacagggaataatatggattttttttttccagaaaacgtcttgcataaaatagattcaagcactttcaatgacctgtatctatgtatgtatattttcaaaaacttcccagggtcttgaatccccccccccccccagattcacaaactttcaaggacttgtgggaaccctgcaatTTGTACGTAtattacgaggtggctaattcgtatgaccaCATTTATACGTTTTTGTAAAATTTGCTTTCAACTTCTCTGTTTCCTTGTTTTCTTATAACAATCATACGCTATTGTATGATTTACTTTGTAAAAAGTCATACAAATTCGTACACATTCCTGTGAGATGGGGCTGCGAGAtttctttgtttattgtttctatAGTGGTTTGCTATGTTTGCACCAAAATAATGACATGAGTTTATCTGCTATAGTAACTATGGCACTTTCCTGCAATTGAATATTCATTATTTATCAACAAAAAGCAACAGTAGTTCTTAATGACGGGTTGTCGTCACTTGACATCATTTACGAAGTTGGTAATGCTGCAGCGTGCGTGTGCAGCTGAGTGTCAGTAATCGTGCACGTCTCGTCATCCTCACTTCTTCCTACACCTGCATCAGAGTTCTCGAACGAGTCTCCGCCAAGGTCCGCCAACTTAATGTAGCCCTTACTTCCGGAGCGATCCAGCCTGGGACAGCTAAACCTCCGTGATCTGTCGTCCTGACACCCGGAGCTCAGATCCGAAAGGGCGTTTAGGGACAGATGTGACCCTGTCACCCTCGTCGCAGGGGCGGGAGGTGACAGCTGGCGTTGCCCTAAAGTAGCCACAGTCTGTCTCTCGTTCAGTTCGGATTCCTGGGAAACTGAGAGTCCTGTCCTTGACACTTCTGCTCTGGTTTCCACGGCGGTGCTGATAAACGGGACGCAACTCCTGCGTCGCGCTGTTTGAGGTTCCCTCTCGTCTCTCTCCTGCATATCGCAGTTGTTGAGTTTAATGACAGGTAACGTGAACGCGTTAACAGACGACGTGACTATGGAACGAGTCTCCCACTGTTTTGGCGTGCCGCACGGTTCCTCGCCCCCACTCTGGCCTCTGTATATACTATATACCGTATCCGTAAAGGACGGCCTCTTGGCAAATAAGCTGTACTTCCTGGCACACGATGGGCGTCTGAAATTGCCTCCTTTACCTGAGACGGAGCCTCGAGCCGTCCCCGCGCATGAAGATTTGGCCTCTGCATTTTTGGACTGCACGTAGCTGATGAGGCCATTGAAGGGTGGGCAGTCTTTGGCACGAAGGCTGTGAATGTCTATGACGGTCGAGTAAATGTCCCTTAGATTGATGATCTTCGTCTTTTTATCACGATCCTCGTGCAGAACGGCATTAGCGCAGATGAAGAGGAAGATTCCTATGCCCATCACCAGAGGTCCAAACACTTTCAGATTTTCAGAGTACAAATAACTGGCGAATAGCTTTTTAAAGAAGCCGAGCGACTGTGCACTGGGTGAAGTCGAATTTGTGCCATCCGTGTGGTTCAGTTCACTCAACACCAAAAACTTTCTATTGCTCGTGGCGTTTGAAGTTCTGGAGGTCTGTTTCAGTGCCTGCATCTCTCTGAAGAGTTTCTCTGGGTATTTTGGGTTTTCCTTGGGCCAGTATCCCAATACCGCCATGGAGATGCCCACCAGTAAGATGAGAATTCCCACCAGAGCCACCAGGCCGGAGAAGGAGCATAGTTTTACTTTTCCCTTTACAACGACCACGTCAGTCTTGCGCTTTTTCTGggcttttctctttttcttgttttccGCCCGGTTCTTGGATCGGAGAGAGTCCTGGCGCCGTGAAATCCTCAGGAGACCGCCTGTAGCTATCATCGTGCCTATTGGATGATGTGCCTGTCAGTCATCCTGTGggcaaagaaaagaaagaacaaaTGAATGAAAACATAAAACTATTGAAAACCTTTCAACTTTTTTCAAGTCAAACCCTCAACGAGAGAAAACAAAGATCTCATCTCATTTTAGAAACAGCAAAATTCGATAATTTAGTAAATCTCCATTCTGTCTTTGAagttttgaaaaagcaaaattatattgaattatttaattaagttcaaacatttcattaaatctaacacaaaatatgtgtaaaaaccaacccattctcatgaaatgcgtataaatagcacgcagttaaaaattgtgcaatacatacgcaaCAATTCCAATTTTGTGTGCATacgatacgccagtccttcacGTTCACTTATACGGCacaagtttttttgtgtgtgtaattttatttattggtttctcttttgttttctgttttttaaaccattgttgcttggagttggggttagaattggggtttgggttaggatgtcattttatttaacaacaacaaatttATGTTTAAATCTTTACACTTTAATATAAGATTTTATTAAgtatattacatttattataaatttgTGATAAAGAACCACATACTATTTATTTGTGTTCTTATTTAAATCTACAATTTGTAACTTTCACCGCTAGAGCTGTCACAAAACATGCTTAATGATGTTGTTAAAGAGCGTAAAATGATAGGAGTTTTAGTCTTCACCGTCAATGTTTACAGAAATTGGTCTGACGAGACTCACAAATCATGTTCATGGATGACGTAATTACATAAAGTTTATTTATGCTTACTTATACAGTGTTGCACGTGACATCAATGCGATgcaaaagtattgttttttgaaagTTGTCCTTTGATTGGTTGAATGTACAGGATTTCTGGGAAAGGTAGGTGTGCATTCTATAACAAAAAAGCCGAAAAGTATGCGAGGTTCACGGCATAAAGTCTTTAAAGACGTCTAATGCTGCATTGaaaccagccacggtagagacgttaaaggtgcattgtgtaaattttagcagcatctagtggtgaggttgcgaattccaaccaacagctcagtccactgctcacccctcgcttttgaaacacatagagaagctacggtagccaccagaggacaaacatgtcattgtcggagacagcttagtaaaaaaagtttgtccgttaagggcttctgtagaaacatggcggcacaaaatggcgacttccatgtaaggggaccctctgtgtatgtagataaaagtctcattctaaggtaataaacacttaacggttcattatgaaaggtctttttcaccactgataatatagttttgtatattattttgcatttctgtcaagagatccttctaaaaagtacacattgcacctttaagcgtgagtgatttcaatgttaagtcaatgtgaagacgcgttgacgcgcgtctggaggtcttgtagcgcgaatgaggcgtttagcgcggcggGGTAGACaagaatttgacgcctcaaatgcggcttgtgtgaacccacagtaatggggcatacacaccaaacgcgagttcaacaatttgcgcgagtagattacatacaaagtcaatgcaaagacgcgatcagacgcgtcctcgcatgGGGCGGTACAGTTGCCGAGAAAACACgagctattcgcctcaaacgtgcctttacgcaagttgaaaatattcaactcaagcgaaaaattcacatgacacaaagttaaatcccgggagtaatctagagcgagcaacttggtgtgtacgtagcaaaAGAGTTTTGCTTAAGGCAATTAGTTTGTCATTATTGTTATAAACTTCAGAGACGTTTGTGAATGAATGACTTATTGGTTGCACACCGATCTGTTATTGAGGAGACATTTCCTCAGTCCTAAACATGTAAACGTGTTTTTGATATTTGGATAATTTTATCTGTCATGTAAATTACTGATATAAAAGCGAGTATTCTGTGGGGACTCTCACTGTATTTCATCTGTGTGTCTCTCTAATGCCTCAGCAGCATCAGTCTGCACTTCTAACCCCTCATTTACAGGTTCCAGAAGCGCCGCTTCCCTAAATATAGGTGCCTAGTCTATTTCTGACACACACGCCGCATTGAAACCGCACTTCAAATACAAGATTCAGATCAAAATAAACACTCAGATTCCAGATCGTACAGTATTTTACACCACTAAGGAAGCCAGAAATGGACAACcagaacactgtaaaaaatttctgtagaaattaaagtattactggcaactagctgccagtaattTAATGTAGATTATacgtttatgttatttactggcaacagtttgttaaatgctaaattttcagtttttatcttctacattaagttactggcaaccagctgcataattacagcaaatttttacagtgaagttCATCCTCTCAGTTGAAAAACATCCGGTGTTAAAGCTTGACTTTTAATTGTATTAACTTTCAACAAAGTAGGACATAGCAATACAATTAAACCGGACAACACAAAACCTTTTAGCCAACTTAACCATGTTAGAACTCCAACAAATCACTCCAAGAACAATCACAAGAAATCAAGAAAACATGTGTAAACATCTGAAAACATCCGTagtgaaaaatccagctaaaaccagcataatggtttatgctggtcctcccagcctgacaaagctggtcatgctggtgggccagctggtattccagcatgaccagcaagtccagctagaccagcttaaaatgtgaccaaaacacacctagaccagcttgctacaccagcaaaaccagcttcctacaccagcaaaaccagctaaaaccaagctggggaccagctaaaaccagctcaccagcttatgctggtcttagctggatttttcagtaggttTGTCCCATTTCACctttaatattattttcatttgtaaCAACCCCACCGTAGAGGACaatatgcccagctgcactacttcctgaacttcagccagctccttgtttcctgtctgccattatagGACAAACTGAtaaatccaggtgtgtctgattattgttgttgtgattactgaggtcaggcacacctggattaatcagtttgtccaataatggcagacaggaaacaaggagctggctgaagttcaggaagtagtgcagctgggcataaagcctattggatATGAACAAAACCATCTTTAACTTAGCTAGACTAaacttcttgtcttcctggTAGGAATGTTCATTTTTTTCCTGACTGACAACTGCAGCTTGTTAACTaaacattaaccgttaactgataagattttaatattaaattgtcattgagtaaaaatataGTTGATGGTTGTCTGTGACCCGGTAAAAACAAACATGtaatttaatttgaatgtgCAAACAGCAGCATTTATACATTATTAAATTTCCACACAACATTATCATTGAGCAAACGCGAtcagtccagaggattaatatTAAAAGAGGGCAGATTGTTTCTTTTTCATCTACCATAATGGCCAAGCAagacacatttcaaaaagttttccTTTTGCTTCTTCTTTCTCTGTTTCATCAGGGTCTAGGACAGCATGCGAGACAGAGATGGACCGCATCATCTTGCCCCCACATGTGTGTCTCCGTGCAGCTTCCAAATACTCAAGCACGGACAAATATGCAGCACAAATGATTTCTCAgacaaatgattactttaccAGACCCTCATGGCAGCAATAGCTCACACAATTTATAGGCcattcataataaataaaggatAAAAAGTGGTGAAATGTCTTTAGGCATGCGCGTTAACAAATATTTGTATCttttaactaataataataatcagccataaattcttaccttcggttaacAGTTAACCGGTCAATATGAACATCCATGGCCTACCCTACAGAACACGACTTCACCATACAGCTAGGCACTACATCCGTCATTTCGACCAAAACAGGCAGAAATCGTGATGTAGCCTTTGATGACCAGCTGACCTTCACTGATGAAATCGCAAGGACAACTCGGTCATGCAGATTTGCATTACACAATATCTGGAACATCAGGCCTTATCTGACTGAACACATGTCACATCCCTCCTCATCATCATACCTTTAATCCCTCTTACACATCACTAAAGGACACAAAATCCTTCTCTCGTTCATTCACCTTCACTATTCCTCACTAGTGAAATTATCTTTTTAAACTCTGTCCAGTAACAGGCTCATCCCTCACGACATTCATAAATCATctaaaaacacatattttccATGAATACTTTACAGGAACATGTGGAATGCTCTTCCCCCTTTAAAATCCTCAAATATTTCTTTTTTCCCTAAACAGATGTTGTCTCTGGGTATAGCACGTCTCATATTATTGCCTCCCTAGACAGTCACTGTTATCCAAACTAAGCGTCTgttaaatgcctaaatgtaggaccatacgtgccattttttCCAGACACTTCCTGGACAGAATTTCAGGTCGGCCACATACATCATCAAGGTTCTTAcgtcatttaaaaacattacataattaacatttatttatgtaaccATATATTTGGTTTTCCAATGGTAGAATACCGAAGGTTTATAGCTCCCTACTTAATATCTCTGAGGACGCAGCccaaatcctggccaggacacGTTAGGGAAAAACGGCGAATGCTAAATGTGTGTAATGTAATTCCTGTAGTTCATATGCACCTTTAACCCAAAAACACAAATCTTATTATAAATTTAAAGTGAATAAGGGATTACAGAAGCAAACTGCATAATTCACCTCTCTGATAGTTAAATATTCAATTAGC
This window encodes:
- the LOC129443219 gene encoding transmembrane protein 200C; amino-acid sequence: MIATGGLLRISRRQDSLRSKNRAENKKKRKAQKKRKTDVVVVKGKVKLCSFSGLVALVGILILLVGISMAVLGYWPKENPKYPEKLFREMQALKQTSRTSNATSNRKFLVLSELNHTDGTNSTSPSAQSLGFFKKLFASYLYSENLKVFGPLVMGIGIFLFICANAVLHEDRDKKTKIINLRDIYSTVIDIHSLRAKDCPPFNGLISYVQSKNAEAKSSCAGTARGSVSGKGGNFRRPSCARKYSLFAKRPSFTDTVYSIYRGQSGGEEPCGTPKQWETRSIVTSSVNAFTLPVIKLNNCDMQERDEREPQTARRRSCVPFISTAVETRAEVSRTGLSVSQESELNERQTVATLGQRQLSPPAPATRVTGSHLSLNALSDLSSGCQDDRSRRFSCPRLDRSGSKGYIKLADLGGDSFENSDAGVGRSEDDETCTITDTQLHTHAAALPTS